Genomic DNA from Chloroflexota bacterium:
GTGCGAATCCGGATGGCGTACGGCAGGCAAGGCATTTCCATCACCGTCCCCGATGACGCCCGGGTGATCGCCCCCAGAGCCGCTCAGCCCCTGCCCGATCCCCGGGCAGCCTTCCACGCGGCCCTAGAGGGGCCCATTCGAACGCCGCCCTTGCGTGAGATCATACGATCCGATCACCGGGTGTGCATCGTCATCCCCGACGGCACGCGGGCCTGTCCCAGCCACCTGCTGATCCCATGGCTCCTGGAAGCGTTGCATCACGTCCCAGATGAACATATCACCATCCTGAACGGGACGGGCACTCATCGTCCCAACACACCCCAGGAGCTGGAGGCCATGCTGGGCCGGGAGGTGCTCGAACGGGTTCAGGTGGTCAATCACTCGGCGACCGACCGAGCAGCACTGAAGCGCGTGGGCAGGCTGCGATCGGGCGTGGACGTATGGCTGAATCGACGATGGGTGGAGGCCGACCGGCGCATCGTGATCGGATTCATCGAGCCGCACTTCTTCGCCGGCTTCTCCGGGGGCGCCAAGGGGATCTGCCCAGGCGTGGCCGGCCTGGAGACCATCCTGCACCTCCACGGCGCGCCGCTGATCGCCCATCCGGCGGCCACCTGGGCCGAGATGGACCGCAACCCCATCCAGCAGGGCATCCAGGAGGCCGTCGCCATGGCCCCGCCGCACTTCATGATCAACGTCACCCTGACCCCAGAACAGGAGATCACCGGCATCTACGCCGGGCACTATATCCACGCCCACCGGGAGGGCTGCCGGGAGGTGGCCAACACGGCGACTCAGCCCGTCCCCCACCCGTTCGACATCGTGATCACCAGCAACAGCGGGTACCCGCTGGACCAAAACCTCTACCAGACCGTAAAGGGGATGAGCGCGGCGGCACGCATCGTGCGCCAGGGCGGGGCCATCCTGGTCACGTCCGAATGCTCGGATGGGATCCCGGAGCACGGCCCCTACGCCCGACTGCTGCGCATGCGGGAGACCCCGGCCGAGTTGCTGGAGATGATCATGAGCCCGGGGTTTCAGATGCAGGACCAGTGGCAGGTCCAGATTCAGGCGCAAATCCAGCGGAAAGCGGATGTCTATCTATACTCCTCACTGCCGGACGCGCAGGTGCGCTCCCTGGGCCTCACGCCCGTCGCGGATCCATCGGCTGCCCTGTCGGATCTGATCTCGCGCTACGGCGGCCGGGTGGCCGTGCTCCCCGAGGGACCGCTTACGATCCCCTACCTCCACCCCAACGGTGAGGACGAAAAATAGCCGCCCCACGATCGGGCGGCTATTGGGAATCTGCCTTCTCCGGTGGCTCCCACGCCACCGCAGGCGAAGAAATCTATTTCCAGCCCTTCACCTGCCTCGTGGGGCCGAAGGCCACCGGCCAAAGCCCCAACCAGGCAGGTAAAAGGCGAGGAAAAGAGTTTTCCTGCGGAGGGGCTTCCCCTCCGCACCTCCCCTTTCAACGGACTCTCATGACCCGGCTTCCGGCGGCTCCTCCTCGGGCGGAGGAGAAGTCGACGATGATGCGGCCTCCGGCGGAGGTGGCGGCTGCGGCTCCCCTTCCGGCGGTGGAGCAGGCGGCCCCGCCCCTTCCTCCGACGGCGGAGGCGGAGCGACCGGTTGCCGCGCTACGTATGCCCGTGTCCCCCCACGGGTGAGGATCACGGCGCCCAACCCCAGGCTGGCCCCGAGCATGAAGAGCAGAGCTCCCAGACACGGCAGACGGGAAATCAGCGAGATGAGCGACACGCCGATCACGGAGGCCAACAGCGGATTCGGATCCTCCACGTCCAAAGCCCGCAACAGACGATCGCCCAGGATCCATCCCAACGCGATCCAGCCCCAAAGCATGGCCAGCATCAGGGAGAGGGTCAGCAGGATGGCGATGGGCAACAGGCAGATGGTAACGGCAAGGAAGCCCACCAGGCCGAACACCAGGATCAACGTGATCACGCCGACGATCAGGGAAAGACCGGGCGAGACCAGCATCGCATCTTCCACCCGGCGGGTCGCCTCAGGGGCAATGGATACAACGGCCACCGCCAACGCCCCCATCAGAGCCGCCAGCAACAGGGCACTCAGCAGACGCAGGAACGCCTGGACCAGTAACTCCGCCCCAGACGTTCGCATCGAGATCCGGGGGATCTCAGGGATCGTGATCCCAGGCCACCCGAAGGACCTGGGCCCTCCCCAGGCGAACCCGGTGACCATCTCACCGGTCACCACCGCCCCCTCATCCCGGCTGACGCTGCCCCCCAGCACCGCCACATCCCCGTCCACATACGCCGTGCTCAACAAGGAGAGGTTCCCCCCCAGCACGGCGATGTCGCCGTCCACCCGACCGGCAATCCGCAAGCTTCCACCGGCGATCACAATGTCGCCCTCGACCTGGGATTCCTCCTCCAAAGTCACCGCTCCCCCGAAGACCGCCAGGTCGCCCTTGAGCCGATGGCCCGCCGGCAGCGTATACGACTGGCCGAAGATGACCCGATTCCCCGTCTCCGTCTGGGCCTGAACGGGAGCGGGCAGGAGCCATATCCCAATGATCAACAGGAGCACCCACACCCAACGCTCTCGCCGCATAGCATCCTCCTCCCACCAACGGATCTCATACACCCCCATCTCTACGCCTTTCACGCGGTCGACCGATCCGCCTCCGGTCGCACACGCTGGACCATGTGGAGCCACAGAATGGCCAGACCGAACATGATGGACACATATCCCACCATCAACGGCTGAACGGAGGGATCGGTCAGGCTCTCCCATATCAACCGAATGACCTGCAGAAGCACCGAGAACGTGGAGACGGTCGTGATGAGGAAGCGCATCAGCCAGAACAGCGCTGGCGGGTTGCCGAGCAGCCACCAGATGATCACAGCGGCAACCGCCAGGAGCAACGCCGACCAGAGGGCGATGGATCCCAACAGCATCAGCAGGCCACCGATGGCGCCTCGGCGCCGCAGCTCGTGCGCCCGCAGCCGGGCCTCCACGCGCGCGGGGAATCCAGGCGACGGCGCCACCATGGGAGCGGCCCGCAACCCCTCGTCCACCCGCACCCACGTCTCCCACAGAGCGCGACACTCCGGGCAAACGGACAGATGTCGATGGAGCTCCCGTTCCTCCTCCGGCGTCAGCATCCCGTCCAACGCCATCGACATCCAAAGCGTATAATCCGCATGTTCCATGCTCATAACCTCACGAATGTCCACCTGAGACAGCCGCCCTCTCCATCACCTGCGGGTTCGCCCGCAGATGTTCGGCCAGCTGCAGCCGGGCCCGATGCAGTCGAGTCTTCACCGCGGCCTCGGTGATCCCCATCACCTCGGCGATCTCCTTGTAGGAGAGATCGTGCCAGTATCGCAGGACGATCGGCGCCCGATACATCGGGTCCAACACGTCCAGCATAGCCCGGATCTCCTCGCGGCGCTCCGACTCCAGCGCCACCTCCTCCGGAGATCTCTCGACAACCCGGGCCTGCAAAGCTCGGCGGACAGGTTCCTCGTCCGCGGAGAGCCAGATGAAACGCCGCCGCCGCAGACGATCGATGCAATGGTGCGACGCGATGGAGAGGATCCACGTCGAGAACTTGTGCTCGGGGCGATACGTATGCAGACGCGTATACGCACGTAGGAAGGTCTCCTGTGCGGCGTCCTCCGCCTCCTCGGCATCGCCCAGCATGCGATAGGCCAAATTGTAGACAGGGGTCTGGTACGCCTCCACCAGGCGGCCAAACGCCGCGCGATCCCCCGCCCGGGCCTGTCGGATCCAGGCCAGCTCCTGTTCGTTCACCTGGCACATCCCGTATCCTCATCATTGCGCCGCATCCATTCTACCATACGGATGAGGCCGGATCGGGGTTTCACCTTGACTTTTCCCCGGCGCAGCGGTATGCTCTCCCCATCCAACCGACCATCGGGGGACAGACGGTGGACCGCAAAGTGTACATCGCGATCGAAGGCCCCATCGGCGTGGGCAAAACGACGCTGGCTCGCATCCTCGGTGACGCCTTCGGGGCCGAAGTGCTCCTGGAGGTCTTCGAGGAGAACCCGTTCCTCAGCGATTTCTACAAGGACCGTGAACGCTACGCCTTCCAGACCCAGATCTTCTTCCTGCTCAGCCGATATCGGCAGCAGAGCCGCGTGGTACCGGATACCCTGGCCCGCGGCTCCCTGGTCAGCGACTACCTGTTCGCCAAGGACTGGCTGTTCGCCCATCTGAACCTGCACAACGACGAGTTGGCGGTCTACGAGCAGCTCTACGACGCGCTGAGCGAGCACATCCCGACGCCGGATCTGGTGGTGTACCTGCGGGCCAGCACGGACGTGCTGATGCATCGGATCGCCCTGCGCGACCGCCCATACGAGCGCGACATGTCGCGAGACTACATCGAGGATGTGCGCCAGGCCTACGAGCGCTTCTTCAGCTCCTACGGCGAGGCCCCTCTTCTGGCCATCGATACCGATCACCTGGACTTCGTGCGCAACCCCCAGGACCGGGCGGAGATCATCGGCCGGATCCGGACGACGCTGGACGAGGGCACCTTCCAGCCGCCGCTCCCGGACATGCCCTCCTCGCTCCCCATCGCGGGGCCGCCCGTCCTGGCCGAGGGACGACGCCGGCTAGGCGACTTCCAGCAGTTCCACCACGCGCTGGACCGGGAGAAGGGCTTCGTCTCCGACCTCTACCTGAACTTCATATGCCTGACGGAGGAGGTGGGCGAGATCGGCCGGGAGCTGAAGCTCATCTGGATCGAGGAGCAAGCCCGGCTGCAAAAGGTCGGCAACCGCCGCCAGGCTCAGGACGAGGCGCTCCAGGCCCGGCTATCCCACCTCAAGGAGGAGCTGGCCGACGTGCTCGCCTTCCTGCTGAAGATCGCCAACTCCGCTGGCATCGACCTGGAAGCGGCCTACGTGGAGAAGATGGGCAAGAACTGGCAGCGCTCCTGGTCGCACTCCCGACCGCCGACGGGAGATGGGTCGTGAACACGTACTTCGTGACCGTGGCCGGCAACATCGGCGCGGGGAAGACCGCCCTCACCCGTCTGCTCAGCGAGCGGCTGGGCTGGGAGCCCTTCTTCGAGGCCGTCTCGGACAACCCCTATCTGGCCGACTTCTACCGGGACATGCGGGCATGGGCGTTCCACTCCCAGATCTTCTTCCTCTCCCGGCGGCTGCGGCACCTGCGGCAGCTCCTCTCTCATCCCAGCTCCGTGATCCAGGACCGCAGCGTGTACGAGGACGCCGAGATCTTCGCCCGGAACCTCTACATGCAGGGGCACATGAGCGAGCGCGACTGGAACACGTATCGCGAGCTCTACGAGGCGATGATCTCCTTCCTACCCCCGCCCGATCTGGTGATCTACCTGCGCGCCTCGGTGCCGACCCTGCTGGAGCGCATCGCCCGCCGAGGCCGGGACTTCGAGCGCTCCATCCCGGAGGATTACCTGACCCGGCTGAACGCGCTGTACGAGGCGTGGATTCGGGACTTCCGGCTGTGCCCGGTGCTCACCATCCCGGCCGATCATCTGGACTTCGTCCACACGCCCGCCCACCTGGACCTCATCATCGAGCGGATCCAGGACCGCCTGAGCGGCCGCGAGGAGGTCGTGCTGCCGCCCTGACTCCAGCAGCGATCCGTCTCGGTCGCCCCTCACCGGCTAGAACGTCACATGGGAGATCTCCCCGGTCTCCGTGTCGTACAATCCGAACGTCGGCGTCCCCCAACGGCCCATGACCTCGCCCGGGTTGGCAAGCAGCGTGCGCCCCACCCGCTCGGCGTGGCGCTGATGGTCATGGCCGTACAGCACGAGATCGAGCGCGCCAGCCTGCGCGATCCGCCGCGCAGGCTCCGGATAATGGATCACGGCGATCTGCCGCCCGCCTAACTCCAGCTCGGCGTAGATCCCATGCAACGTCACCCGGTCGCCATACTGGCCCGCCACCCGGGACAACAGCAGCGGGTCGCCGTCGTTGTTGCCGAAGACCACGTGGATCGGCCCCTCGAAGCCGTCCGCGATCTGCTTCAGGCTGAAAGGGGCGCAAAAGTCGCCGCAGCAAATGAGCGCCTCCGCGCCCGCCTCGGCGATGCCCTTCAGCGCCTTTTCCAGATTCCAGATGTTATCATGGATGTCCGAAACCGCTGCGATGCGCATCGTCCCCTCCTGATCTCTTGAGTTCTCAACGCATCGATTGTAGCACAGAAGGACCTCCCCTCCCAACCGCTCCCTCAAGAGGAAGACCTCTCCTGAGGAGCCTTGCCCCCAAAAGCCTCCCAAGATTTTGAGCCGTCCCCGTTCCACCGACGTTTGCCACACCCAACGGGCTCTGGTACAATCGCGGTCGCGCAGCACCGATGGAGTTAGGAAAGCGCATGGGCAGCTACAAGAGTAGATACTCGTAGGGTTGCGCCCCACATTGCTCATTCCAAACATACCCTTTGCGTTATGGGAAGCCTAAGCGGTAGAGCAGATATGGAAATCTGCCTATTCGCATCAACTGAACAGCATGGGCGAGGCCCCCGTCTGTCGCTTTTTCCCTCCACAGGCGGTCGCACCTGACAGGGGAGGTGCGGAGGGAAGCCCCTCCGAGCCACCCCAAAGATGCAGGGCCACGCTTCCGTATCGCTTAACTTGATACCAATGGGCAGATATGGAAATCCGCCCACCGCTGGATGGCTATGGAAAGCTGCCTCCCATGGTGATATCGATCACCTGGGAGAAAAGAAGCCTTTCCTTTTCACATGGATGCGCACGGGGCACAGCGATGCCGTGCTCCTAATCATAGATGGCGCAGAACCGATCCATGACTCGCGAAAGCCCACACGTACAAGGAGCTGCCAATGAAGGGTGAGCTGTTCCTCCCCAACAAGGACAAACCGGAGGCGATCCTGGACTGCCAGATCGCCGAGTATCGCGAACCCGGCGATCCCGACCACAGCGTCCGCATCGTGTACACGTACGAGAAACGCCCCAAGCCGGGGCTGGAGCTCTACAAGGACGTCCCCTTGCGCCTGCGGCTGGATGACGGGCGAGAGACCTCGGTCATCCTGCAACACGAGGCGACCACCCCGGACGGCCGAATCACCGGGGTGCTGCGCGTGGTCGGGGAGTGGAGCTGATCCATATCCCCGGACGAAGGGCAGAGAGCATGAGAGAGGGGCTGACGTTTGACGATGTGCTGTTGGTGCCGAAGCGGTCGGCGGTGGCCTCCCGGCAGGATGTCAGCACGGCCACCCGGCTGACTCGACACATCACGCTTCACATCCCCATCGTCAGCGCCAACATGGACACCGTCACCGAATCCGCCATGGCCATCGCGATGGCGCGAGAGGGCGGCATCGGGATCATCCACCGGTTCATGTCGCCCCAGCGCCAGGCGGCGGAGGTCGCCCGCGTCAAGCGGGGCGAAAGTTATGTGGTGGAGCAGCCGCTGACGCTGCCCCCGACGGCCACGCTCCGCCAGGCCCAGGAGCTGATGACCCGCGAGGACATCGGCGGCATCCTCATTGTGGACGAGGCCCACAAGCTGTTGGGCATTCTGACCACTCGCGACATCCTCTTCGCCGAGGATTTGGAGCAACGGGTGACCTCCTCCATGACCCCCCGGGAACGGCTGATCACGGCGCCGGTGGGGACCAGCATCGAGGAGGCCAAGCGCATCCTGCGGCGACACCGAATCGAGAAGCTCCCCTTGCTCAACGAGGACGGCACGGTCCACGGGCTGATCACCAGCAAGGATATCGTCAAGCGGGAGAAATACCCCCACGCGACCCGAGATGACAAGGGCCGACTGCGGGTGGGGGCCGCCATCGGCGTGCGGCCCGGCTTCCTGGAGCGCGC
This window encodes:
- a CDS encoding polymer-forming cytoskeletal protein, coding for MRRERWVWVLLLIIGIWLLPAPVQAQTETGNRVIFGQSYTLPAGHRLKGDLAVFGGAVTLEEESQVEGDIVIAGGSLRIAGRVDGDIAVLGGNLSLLSTAYVDGDVAVLGGSVSRDEGAVVTGEMVTGFAWGGPRSFGWPGITIPEIPRISMRTSGAELLVQAFLRLLSALLLAALMGALAVAVVSIAPEATRRVEDAMLVSPGLSLIVGVITLILVFGLVGFLAVTICLLPIAILLTLSLMLAMLWGWIALGWILGDRLLRALDVEDPNPLLASVIGVSLISLISRLPCLGALLFMLGASLGLGAVILTRGGTRAYVARQPVAPPPPSEEGAGPPAPPPEGEPQPPPPPEAASSSTSPPPEEEPPEAGS
- a CDS encoding deoxynucleoside kinase; the protein is MNTYFVTVAGNIGAGKTALTRLLSERLGWEPFFEAVSDNPYLADFYRDMRAWAFHSQIFFLSRRLRHLRQLLSHPSSVIQDRSVYEDAEIFARNLYMQGHMSERDWNTYRELYEAMISFLPPPDLVIYLRASVPTLLERIARRGRDFERSIPEDYLTRLNALYEAWIRDFRLCPVLTIPADHLDFVHTPAHLDLIIERIQDRLSGREEVVLPP
- a CDS encoding deoxynucleoside kinase, with translation MDRKVYIAIEGPIGVGKTTLARILGDAFGAEVLLEVFEENPFLSDFYKDRERYAFQTQIFFLLSRYRQQSRVVPDTLARGSLVSDYLFAKDWLFAHLNLHNDELAVYEQLYDALSEHIPTPDLVVYLRASTDVLMHRIALRDRPYERDMSRDYIEDVRQAYERFFSSYGEAPLLAIDTDHLDFVRNPQDRAEIIGRIRTTLDEGTFQPPLPDMPSSLPIAGPPVLAEGRRRLGDFQQFHHALDREKGFVSDLYLNFICLTEEVGEIGRELKLIWIEEQARLQKVGNRRQAQDEALQARLSHLKEELADVLAFLLKIANSAGIDLEAAYVEKMGKNWQRSWSHSRPPTGDGS
- the larA gene encoding nickel-dependent lactate racemase, which translates into the protein MRIRMAYGRQGISITVPDDARVIAPRAAQPLPDPRAAFHAALEGPIRTPPLREIIRSDHRVCIVIPDGTRACPSHLLIPWLLEALHHVPDEHITILNGTGTHRPNTPQELEAMLGREVLERVQVVNHSATDRAALKRVGRLRSGVDVWLNRRWVEADRRIVIGFIEPHFFAGFSGGAKGICPGVAGLETILHLHGAPLIAHPAATWAEMDRNPIQQGIQEAVAMAPPHFMINVTLTPEQEITGIYAGHYIHAHREGCREVANTATQPVPHPFDIVITSNSGYPLDQNLYQTVKGMSAAARIVRQGGAILVTSECSDGIPEHGPYARLLRMRETPAELLEMIMSPGFQMQDQWQVQIQAQIQRKADVYLYSSLPDAQVRSLGLTPVADPSAALSDLISRYGGRVAVLPEGPLTIPYLHPNGEDEK
- a CDS encoding sigma-70 family RNA polymerase sigma factor, with amino-acid sequence MCQVNEQELAWIRQARAGDRAAFGRLVEAYQTPVYNLAYRMLGDAEEAEDAAQETFLRAYTRLHTYRPEHKFSTWILSIASHHCIDRLRRRRFIWLSADEEPVRRALQARVVERSPEEVALESERREEIRAMLDVLDPMYRAPIVLRYWHDLSYKEIAEVMGITEAAVKTRLHRARLQLAEHLRANPQVMERAAVSGGHS
- a CDS encoding metallophosphoesterase family protein; the protein is MRIAAVSDIHDNIWNLEKALKGIAEAGAEALICCGDFCAPFSLKQIADGFEGPIHVVFGNNDGDPLLLSRVAGQYGDRVTLHGIYAELELGGRQIAVIHYPEPARRIAQAGALDLVLYGHDHQRHAERVGRTLLANPGEVMGRWGTPTFGLYDTETGEISHVTF